The following nucleotide sequence is from Takifugu flavidus isolate HTHZ2018 chromosome 4, ASM371156v2, whole genome shotgun sequence.
GATTCAGGGTGGAGAGGGAATGATGCTAGGAAAAGATTCATTAATAATGCAGCAAGAGGCTGGAGCTCTCCACTTCAATAtgggagggaggaaaataaaacatctccagctgctggagcagcacatTGATTTCATTGACTGTAACTTATGAACAATCAGAACTGTAatggttttaatgtttttaagtgACATAATCAGGAGATATAGCCTCTAAGTTGCTTTTGCAGgaagaaaacagctgtttatcCAAAAGATAATAAAAGCTCCTCGGTGCTGTTCCAGTTTCCTCTCAGTCAACCAGCTGTGGTGAGTAGCGCCTCCTGTTGGTCAAACAAGAGCACTAAACCTGATGGCGTGAATGTCAGGATCAACTGCAAGGCTTCCCCAGTCCCTGTGCAGATAAATTAACATTATTaacgttttttttaaataacaaaaaatgttaataattgtACTTATTATGTTTAATATGAATAAATATACTCTGCACTTTATCGATAGTTAAAGTCAAAATAGAaattcaaacaaaaataaattaagtAATCTGTAATAGCGACAAGTGAACAAAAGGGGGCAGCAAAGTCTACCGTATGTTAGCGCCACCTCACAGTGAGTAAAGTTTCCTCATTGTTCTCATTAGAAAACCAAATTGTTTCTCTTCACCGATGTTAAGTTTCAAGTTGGTGATATTGTCATTCACTCCTGTATCCGTTGTTGAGTTTTGTACAGCAGCAGCGGTCCTGATGGCTCCCAATGGCTCCTTCGCCTCCACCATCCCACTGATGCTCCATCAGAGACAGACCTGATCAGGAATTTAATCACACCTCTGACATCTGGAATTAGCCAGATCAAATTCACTGGCTGCAGCAATAAACGTGGCTTCTCCCCGGTGATGGAAACCCTTATTTGGGGCAACACACTTAaacctccatcttcctccaccTGGATCACTGTCAACCAGTAGGATCTTTTTTTCCTATGTCTCAGATTTGATTtagctttacatttaaaaaaaaacaacaacaagattGTCATCAGTCCAGAATCCCTCAAAATCCCCCAAAACTGGTTTTGCTGCAAAGATATTGACAGCATCATCGTCacttatataaatataaaggtTGTTTACAtttagaaacatttttattagcTGATTGCCATACTTGAAACACATTTTTTCTAGACTCCACCCCGGAGCAGATATCTGCTGTCAGCCCTCCCCTCTGCTGGAAACAGTCactcctttttccccccatctaCATCACTGCCGTTTTAACCTGATGAAAACTCGACACCGCGCGGAACTGGACTCCAGATctgtgattattttaaatgtgtatGGTCATATTTGCTCCGGTGAGTATCATGTTATGTTGTCAGGTCTTTATCCTTCTGTTCGTTGcactttttttccatttctaatTTTTCCACCTGCACATTCTACTGTTACTTACAGAACGTGAACTAAAACATTTGCCGTTATTTTGACGCCTCGATCCAGTTTCGATCCGGtatcaaataaaagaaatgatcGCTTTTGGAGAGCATTAGAGCTTTGGATGTGCTGCTGGGACTACCCTGCAGCACACAGTCAGCAGCACTGTTGGCTGGCTCCTGAGCATTGAATTattcaggttttgttttttatgccAATTATAAGCCTCTGTCTGTTATTGATGTGTATATattattcagtgttttcatctgCCCAATGTTTGTTCTCCAACAGATTTTTGCCATTTGTGCCTTTGCAACATGTGGGGGTTACTATGGACAGGTGCAGGTTAAAGTGGACTGTGCAGACCGGAGGGACAGCAACCACAGCATCAACATTGACTTTAGTTACCCCTTCAGGTAAAGGCACTTCTCATGGCCGACACCCAAAGCTGTCTCAGCATACAGCATGTTTGTGCCACATCTTTCTTGCTATCCTCTCAAAATATCCTCTCaatattttaaatgataaaatagTAACCCTGACAGAGGGCTCTTCCTGCAGTCGTTTTCACTCTTTGacgtttttatttctctctcatGATTTGTCCTTTTCAAAATGTTAGTGAAGAGACTTTCATCCAGACCGACCTCCGATCTGCGTTAAACATTTCCCAGCATCCATCCTACCTGAATTCCTCTCCGATGTAATCTTAAACCATAACTGCATGTGCAATTTGATactgtctccttcctcttctgcctcctgcGCACATGCATGTACTGAGGACCATCTGGGACTTTGGGCTGTATAAACACAAGTGAGATGTCATGACGATGAGAACACTGTGACTCAGttcagcagcctcctctctaTTTCCAGCAAACTAAGTGCCATTTACACAAAATTACACCATCAGGCACCTTTGAGGGTAGGCTGGGACTGGCGCTGATGTCGCGAAGTCCGACAGCTGCCCTGTCAATGCGAACGGTCACTGGTGCGACGGCGCAGCAGCATGCCAGGACTGTCAACCACCTCCAGACTCCCAAACATGCCTCAGAGGCAGCATCAGTGATAGCCAAGTGTCTAATTAACAGTTCAACACTAAAAACTGGTGTGTCTGTGTTAGCGTGCAcgcccacacatacacacgcgcacgcacacacttgtttttctatctttgtgagacAATGTACTGCCTGGACTTTGCCCTGACTTTGCCGTAACCATCGTCATCAAACCACTGACCATGAAACCTGGACCTCAGAATCGGAATCTTTCAAGAGCCATTTGAAAGTGTGAGGACCATAGACAATGTTAACATTTTGCCAGTGAGATGTGTGCTCTGACAATTCACTGCAGACAAACTGTGGACGTCTTTGCTCTCGGCTGCTTTATCGGCCGCGTCAGCGTTGCTGTTAACCTCACAAgaactttcttttcttccattcCTCTTTCTGCCTGTGTAGATTAGAGGACGTGCATTTCAAAGCTCCTCACTGCGAGTCCAAGAGGGATGAGGTTCTTTTCCTGGATGGTGACTTTTCCTCAGCTGCACGTTTTTTCCTGACTGTGGGTGTTTTTGCTTTCTTGTACTCGCTGCTGGCAACTGTTGTGTACGTTTTCTACCAGAACAAGTACCTGAGGAACAACAGAGGGCCCCTAGTGGTCAGTCAGCACAAACCTTCCACAAAAAAACTCAGTTGAagtgttttaaaacattttttggttttctgtctATAACTTCCTTGCTCTCTTTTTGTCCTGCGCAGGATTTTCTCGTCACACTCGTTTTCTCCTTCATGTGGTTGGTCAGCAGTTGCTGCTGGGCTAAAGCTCTTTCTGACATCAAGTCAGCCACAAACCCCACAGAAATACTCCTGCTCATCTcagcctgcagagctccagagaACAGATGCGCAGTGACCCAGGAGCCTCACTGGTCTCGTCTGAACTCATCTGTGGTGGGTCTTTCATCCGTGAGCAACCCACACAAACCCGCTCACTTCTGTCCACTTTCCCATCTCTCTGCAGGTCTTTGGATTTGTGAACGTTGTGCTCTGGGTCGGGAACATCT
It contains:
- the synprb gene encoding synaptoporin b; translation: MCMVIFAPIFAICAFATCGGYYGQVQVKVDCADRRDSNHSINIDFSYPFRLEDVHFKAPHCESKRDEVLFLDGDFSSAARFFLTVGVFAFLYSLLATVVYVFYQNKYLRNNRGPLVDFLVTLVFSFMWLVSSCCWAKALSDIKSATNPTEILLLISACRAPENRCAVTQEPHWSRLNSSVVFGFVNVVLWVGNIWFIFKETGWYKTGQRYPTRTASGKRSSEMRQRLYSESSFDLPEESEGPQLIRQNSFNQARGGGDQKAHRQGSFKQPQLSLSLPQTYLGKPDHFNREKSAALQGPMIFVNEM